One segment of Solanum lycopersicum chromosome 1, SLM_r2.1 DNA contains the following:
- the LOC101262656 gene encoding DUF724 domain-containing protein 7 isoform X4, giving the protein MGQWELGLTRQADSLMFSVGKNVEVLFDRDDRRDAWFPSKVLEQLENGSFLVERYRTIDKKASIDKVTVDSFHIRPLPPHIKRKKFNLLEKVDAFYDLAWWSGVITRELADSRYIVFFKHTNMQKELNDFDLRPHMDWKDGQWFTTSRDIPIPPDCQTNGSNNCTDTSILKKDTPLGRSSIMNEISEEKTPQSIKLMEDLNEPHSTDEISPEETLQNALPNCDAASPQTPEPPKDMSLEACTLRSKPSKKPRTKSPFSQSSPKSEYAEMKISAPLAGDEQTHNRSWQNRTRKRCQELGVKKSGALEKLRGLKSPSRGNKGIAIENAAEVIQKRSTRKETDVPVVIGLECTKVRSSKAKRSRLINNESLESIGDLKQIDAAIDDVQDTKHSGDGGGSSQKRRRGRPARKLPSIIPAVMEPIGDHRNDENSGHVELAIMENEVGKEQLEVQMGHSRKRGRTKKISQTKMSNEKAVRSLSQQHEKHYVKREKRQQKSVNIESQVQASVDSSGVKPAESNRATDGEEVLAEIPFNGFDDQPLAKWFEEIQAPTSIDGLRVSPACSPKRCAEMREKQDMPMQTPANRTPATQIETQSLPFVKNTLLWSTIEAMDIFRRIPQKPHFTPLEQSKESSREGQAIGYMVTFLSIVERTSRLQFDDPRSTFEEIMETLTDLETHGFNVQAVRDRLSELLLMKDKQEKLESQVAGIDNQIITHNMDKERIDGEIKEINKQIAELQDKLSLATSRKEAKDREIDGLRSRLMGIQAGTMKAHTEFDSLASKPL; this is encoded by the exons ATGGGTCAATGGGAATTGGGTCTTACCCGGCAAGCAG ACTCATTGATGTTTAGTGTGGGAAAGAATGTGGAAGTATTGTTCGATAGAGATGACCGCCGTGATGCTTGGTTCCCATCCAAAGTCCTTGAACAGTTAGAAAATGGCTCTTTTTTGGTGGAGAGGTATCGGACAATCGACAAAAAAGCATCTATTGACAAAGTAACTGTTGATTCCTTCCATATCCGTCCTTTACCACCACATATCAAAAGGAAGAAATTCAATTTGCTGGAAAAAGTCGATGCATTTTATGATCTTGCCTGGTGGAGTGGTGTTATCACTAGAGAGCTTGCTGATAGTAGGTATATTGTCTTTTTTAAGCACACAAACATGCAGAAGGAGTTGAATGACTTTGATTTGAGACCTCATATGGATTGGAAAGATGGGCAATGGTTTACTACCTCACGG GACATTCCAATTCCTCCAGATTGTCAAACTAACGGAAGCAATAACTGCACTGACActagtattttaaaaaaggacACTCCACTTGGCAGATCAAGCATTATGAATGAGATCTCTGAGGAAAAAACACCACAATCTATTAAGCTTATGGAGGATCTTAATGAGCCACATTCAACTGATGAGATTTCACCAGAGGAGACATTGCAAAATGCGCTTCCCAACTGTGATGCTGCATCTCCACAAACCCCAGAGCCGCCCAAAGACATGTCACTTGAAGCATGTACACTTCGTTCAAAGCCTTCTAAAAAACCCCGCACAAAGAGTCCCTTTAGTCAGTCCAGCCCAAAATCTGAATATGCTGAAATGAAAATATCAGCACCTTTAGCTGGAGATGAGCAAACCCATAACCGCTCTTGGCAGAACAGAACT AGAAAGAGATGTCAGGAACTTGGTGTAAAAAAGAGTGGGGCACTTGAGAAGTTGCGAGGCCTAAAATCTCCTTCAAGAG GTAACAAGGGTATTGCGATAGAAAATGCTGCTGAAGTTATTCAAAAACGCTCTACACGTAAAGAAACTGATGTTCCTGTCGTCATAGGGTTGGAGTGTACTAAGGTTAGGAGTTCGAAGGCTAAAAGATCTCGTCTGATTAATAATGAATCTTTGGAGTCTATTGGAGATCTGAAGCAGATCGATGCTGCTATAGATGATGTGCAG GATACCAAACACTCCGGTGATGGAGGGGGCAGTAGTCAGAAAAGGAGAAGGGGACGACCAGCTAGGAAACTACCTTCAATTATCCCAGCAG TTATGGAACCAATTGGAGATCATCGAAATGATGAGAATTCAGGTCACGTCGAGCTTGCAATTATGGAAAATGAAGTCGGTAAGGAGCAACTTGAGGTTCAAATGGGGCACAGCAGAAAAAGAGGCAGGACGAAGAAGATAAGTCAAACAAAAATGTCAAATGAGAAAGCAGTTCGGTCTTTGTCCCAGCAGCATGAGAAGCATTATGTGAAGAGGGAAAAGCGACAGCAAAAAAGTGTAAATATTGAATCTCAAGTTCAAG CTTCTGTAGACTCTTCTGGAGTGAAGCCTGCTGAATCAAACAGGGCAACCGATGGTGAGGAAGTTCTTGCTGAAATACCCTTCAATGGATTTGATGATCAACCCCTTGCAAAGTGGTTTGAAGAAATACAGGCTCCAACTTCTATTGATGGATTGA GAGTTTCACCTGCATGTAGCCCGAAGCGATGTGCTGAGATGAGGGAGAAACAAGACATGCCCATGCAAACTCCTGCCAACAGGACTCCAGCAACCCAAATTGAAACACAGAGCTTGCCATTTGtgaaaaatacactactttggTCAACTATTGAAGCCATGGATATATTCAGGAGGATTCCTCAGAAGCCACATTTCACTCCATTGGAACAGTCTAAAGAGAGCTCCCGTGAAGGACAAGCTATAGGTTATATGgtaacttttttaagcatagtAGAGAGGACTTCTAGACTTCAGTTTGACGATCCTAGAAGCACCTTTGAGGAAATCATGGAGACTCTCACCGACTTGGAAACCCATGGATTTAATGTTCAAGCTGTACGAGATCGTCTAAGTGAGTTACTGTTGATGAAAGATAAGCAGGAAAAGCTTGAAAGTCAGGTTGCAGGTATTGATAACCAGATCATCACGCATAATATGGACAAAGAACGTATTGATGGAGAGATTAAAGAGATCAATAAACAAATTGCAGAATTACAGGATAAACTTTCCCTGGCTACTTCGAGGAAGGAGGCTAAGGATCGTGAAATTGATGGTTTAAGGTCTAGGTTAATGGGTATTCAAGCAGGGACAATGAAGGCACACACTGAATTTGACAGTCTTGCTAGTAAACCTCTGTAA
- the LOC101262656 gene encoding DUF724 domain-containing protein 3 isoform X1 yields MRGGTRTRQKQQQQQEYLTEGSTVEVTSDEEGFEGVWFDGTILNYSLNKKKVLVEYRSILADDNGSKPLRELVHVSFVRPVPPLEIVECFGLHDVVDASYKDGWWTGVITKVLDDSRYQVTFNNPPDVLEFCVSDLRLHKQWVNGNWVLPGKQRTDSLMFSVGKNVEVLFDRDDRRDAWFPSKVLEQLENGSFLVERYRTIDKKASIDKVTVDSFHIRPLPPHIKRKKFNLLEKVDAFYDLAWWSGVITRELADSRYIVFFKHTNMQKELNDFDLRPHMDWKDGQWFTTSRDIPIPPDCQTNGSNNCTDTSILKKDTPLGRSSIMNEISEEKTPQSIKLMEDLNEPHSTDEISPEETLQNALPNCDAASPQTPEPPKDMSLEACTLRSKPSKKPRTKSPFSQSSPKSEYAEMKISAPLAGDEQTHNRSWQNRTRKRCQELGVKKSGALEKLRGLKSPSRGNKGIAIENAAEVIQKRSTRKETDVPVVIGLECTKVRSSKAKRSRLINNESLESIGDLKQIDAAIDDVQDTKHSGDGGGSSQKRRRGRPARKLPSIIPAVMEPIGDHRNDENSGHVELAIMENEVGKEQLEVQMGHSRKRGRTKKISQTKMSNEKAVRSLSQQHEKHYVKREKRQQKSVNIESQVQASVDSSGVKPAESNRATDGEEVLAEIPFNGFDDQPLAKWFEEIQAPTSIDGLRVSPACSPKRCAEMREKQDMPMQTPANRTPATQIETQSLPFVKNTLLWSTIEAMDIFRRIPQKPHFTPLEQSKESSREGQAIGYMVTFLSIVERTSRLQFDDPRSTFEEIMETLTDLETHGFNVQAVRDRLSELLLMKDKQEKLESQVAGIDNQIITHNMDKERIDGEIKEINKQIAELQDKLSLATSRKEAKDREIDGLRSRLMGIQAGTMKAHTEFDSLASKPL; encoded by the exons ATGCGTGGTGGTACAAGAACTAGACagaagcagcagcagcagcaggaATATCTCACGGAGGGCTCTACCGTCGAAGTTACTTCCGACGAGGAAGGATTTGAGGGAGTTTGGTTTGACGGAACAATCCTTAATTACAGtttaaacaagaagaaagtgTTGGTTGAGTACCGGAGTATACTTGCTGATGATAATGGGTCCAAACCATTGAGGGAGTTGGTGCATGTTTCTTTTGTTCGACCCGTGCCTCCGCTTGAAATTGTTGAGTGTTTTGGGTTACACGACGTCGTTGATGCGTCTTACAAGGACGGTTGGTGGACGGGTGTTATTACAAAGGTTCTTGACGATTCTAGGTATCAAGTGACTTTCAATAACCCACCGGACGTACTTGAATTTTGTGTTTCCGACTTGAGACTTCATAAACAATGGGTCAATGGGAATTGGGTCTTACCCGGCAAGCAG AGAACAGACTCATTGATGTTTAGTGTGGGAAAGAATGTGGAAGTATTGTTCGATAGAGATGACCGCCGTGATGCTTGGTTCCCATCCAAAGTCCTTGAACAGTTAGAAAATGGCTCTTTTTTGGTGGAGAGGTATCGGACAATCGACAAAAAAGCATCTATTGACAAAGTAACTGTTGATTCCTTCCATATCCGTCCTTTACCACCACATATCAAAAGGAAGAAATTCAATTTGCTGGAAAAAGTCGATGCATTTTATGATCTTGCCTGGTGGAGTGGTGTTATCACTAGAGAGCTTGCTGATAGTAGGTATATTGTCTTTTTTAAGCACACAAACATGCAGAAGGAGTTGAATGACTTTGATTTGAGACCTCATATGGATTGGAAAGATGGGCAATGGTTTACTACCTCACGG GACATTCCAATTCCTCCAGATTGTCAAACTAACGGAAGCAATAACTGCACTGACActagtattttaaaaaaggacACTCCACTTGGCAGATCAAGCATTATGAATGAGATCTCTGAGGAAAAAACACCACAATCTATTAAGCTTATGGAGGATCTTAATGAGCCACATTCAACTGATGAGATTTCACCAGAGGAGACATTGCAAAATGCGCTTCCCAACTGTGATGCTGCATCTCCACAAACCCCAGAGCCGCCCAAAGACATGTCACTTGAAGCATGTACACTTCGTTCAAAGCCTTCTAAAAAACCCCGCACAAAGAGTCCCTTTAGTCAGTCCAGCCCAAAATCTGAATATGCTGAAATGAAAATATCAGCACCTTTAGCTGGAGATGAGCAAACCCATAACCGCTCTTGGCAGAACAGAACT AGAAAGAGATGTCAGGAACTTGGTGTAAAAAAGAGTGGGGCACTTGAGAAGTTGCGAGGCCTAAAATCTCCTTCAAGAG GTAACAAGGGTATTGCGATAGAAAATGCTGCTGAAGTTATTCAAAAACGCTCTACACGTAAAGAAACTGATGTTCCTGTCGTCATAGGGTTGGAGTGTACTAAGGTTAGGAGTTCGAAGGCTAAAAGATCTCGTCTGATTAATAATGAATCTTTGGAGTCTATTGGAGATCTGAAGCAGATCGATGCTGCTATAGATGATGTGCAG GATACCAAACACTCCGGTGATGGAGGGGGCAGTAGTCAGAAAAGGAGAAGGGGACGACCAGCTAGGAAACTACCTTCAATTATCCCAGCAG TTATGGAACCAATTGGAGATCATCGAAATGATGAGAATTCAGGTCACGTCGAGCTTGCAATTATGGAAAATGAAGTCGGTAAGGAGCAACTTGAGGTTCAAATGGGGCACAGCAGAAAAAGAGGCAGGACGAAGAAGATAAGTCAAACAAAAATGTCAAATGAGAAAGCAGTTCGGTCTTTGTCCCAGCAGCATGAGAAGCATTATGTGAAGAGGGAAAAGCGACAGCAAAAAAGTGTAAATATTGAATCTCAAGTTCAAG CTTCTGTAGACTCTTCTGGAGTGAAGCCTGCTGAATCAAACAGGGCAACCGATGGTGAGGAAGTTCTTGCTGAAATACCCTTCAATGGATTTGATGATCAACCCCTTGCAAAGTGGTTTGAAGAAATACAGGCTCCAACTTCTATTGATGGATTGA GAGTTTCACCTGCATGTAGCCCGAAGCGATGTGCTGAGATGAGGGAGAAACAAGACATGCCCATGCAAACTCCTGCCAACAGGACTCCAGCAACCCAAATTGAAACACAGAGCTTGCCATTTGtgaaaaatacactactttggTCAACTATTGAAGCCATGGATATATTCAGGAGGATTCCTCAGAAGCCACATTTCACTCCATTGGAACAGTCTAAAGAGAGCTCCCGTGAAGGACAAGCTATAGGTTATATGgtaacttttttaagcatagtAGAGAGGACTTCTAGACTTCAGTTTGACGATCCTAGAAGCACCTTTGAGGAAATCATGGAGACTCTCACCGACTTGGAAACCCATGGATTTAATGTTCAAGCTGTACGAGATCGTCTAAGTGAGTTACTGTTGATGAAAGATAAGCAGGAAAAGCTTGAAAGTCAGGTTGCAGGTATTGATAACCAGATCATCACGCATAATATGGACAAAGAACGTATTGATGGAGAGATTAAAGAGATCAATAAACAAATTGCAGAATTACAGGATAAACTTTCCCTGGCTACTTCGAGGAAGGAGGCTAAGGATCGTGAAATTGATGGTTTAAGGTCTAGGTTAATGGGTATTCAAGCAGGGACAATGAAGGCACACACTGAATTTGACAGTCTTGCTAGTAAACCTCTGTAA
- the LOC101262656 gene encoding DUF724 domain-containing protein 6 isoform X3 — protein sequence MRGGTRTRQKQQQQQEYLTEGSTVEVTSDEEGFEGVWFDGTILNYSLNKKKVLVEYRSILADDNGSKPLRELVHVSFVRPVPPLEIVECFGLHDVVDASYKDGWWTGVITKVLDDSRYQVTFNNPPDVLEFCVSDLRLHKQWVNGNWVLPGKQDIPIPPDCQTNGSNNCTDTSILKKDTPLGRSSIMNEISEEKTPQSIKLMEDLNEPHSTDEISPEETLQNALPNCDAASPQTPEPPKDMSLEACTLRSKPSKKPRTKSPFSQSSPKSEYAEMKISAPLAGDEQTHNRSWQNRTRKRCQELGVKKSGALEKLRGLKSPSRGNKGIAIENAAEVIQKRSTRKETDVPVVIGLECTKVRSSKAKRSRLINNESLESIGDLKQIDAAIDDVQDTKHSGDGGGSSQKRRRGRPARKLPSIIPAVMEPIGDHRNDENSGHVELAIMENEVGKEQLEVQMGHSRKRGRTKKISQTKMSNEKAVRSLSQQHEKHYVKREKRQQKSVNIESQVQASVDSSGVKPAESNRATDGEEVLAEIPFNGFDDQPLAKWFEEIQAPTSIDGLRVSPACSPKRCAEMREKQDMPMQTPANRTPATQIETQSLPFVKNTLLWSTIEAMDIFRRIPQKPHFTPLEQSKESSREGQAIGYMVTFLSIVERTSRLQFDDPRSTFEEIMETLTDLETHGFNVQAVRDRLSELLLMKDKQEKLESQVAGIDNQIITHNMDKERIDGEIKEINKQIAELQDKLSLATSRKEAKDREIDGLRSRLMGIQAGTMKAHTEFDSLASKPL from the exons ATGCGTGGTGGTACAAGAACTAGACagaagcagcagcagcagcaggaATATCTCACGGAGGGCTCTACCGTCGAAGTTACTTCCGACGAGGAAGGATTTGAGGGAGTTTGGTTTGACGGAACAATCCTTAATTACAGtttaaacaagaagaaagtgTTGGTTGAGTACCGGAGTATACTTGCTGATGATAATGGGTCCAAACCATTGAGGGAGTTGGTGCATGTTTCTTTTGTTCGACCCGTGCCTCCGCTTGAAATTGTTGAGTGTTTTGGGTTACACGACGTCGTTGATGCGTCTTACAAGGACGGTTGGTGGACGGGTGTTATTACAAAGGTTCTTGACGATTCTAGGTATCAAGTGACTTTCAATAACCCACCGGACGTACTTGAATTTTGTGTTTCCGACTTGAGACTTCATAAACAATGGGTCAATGGGAATTGGGTCTTACCCGGCAAGCAG GACATTCCAATTCCTCCAGATTGTCAAACTAACGGAAGCAATAACTGCACTGACActagtattttaaaaaaggacACTCCACTTGGCAGATCAAGCATTATGAATGAGATCTCTGAGGAAAAAACACCACAATCTATTAAGCTTATGGAGGATCTTAATGAGCCACATTCAACTGATGAGATTTCACCAGAGGAGACATTGCAAAATGCGCTTCCCAACTGTGATGCTGCATCTCCACAAACCCCAGAGCCGCCCAAAGACATGTCACTTGAAGCATGTACACTTCGTTCAAAGCCTTCTAAAAAACCCCGCACAAAGAGTCCCTTTAGTCAGTCCAGCCCAAAATCTGAATATGCTGAAATGAAAATATCAGCACCTTTAGCTGGAGATGAGCAAACCCATAACCGCTCTTGGCAGAACAGAACT AGAAAGAGATGTCAGGAACTTGGTGTAAAAAAGAGTGGGGCACTTGAGAAGTTGCGAGGCCTAAAATCTCCTTCAAGAG GTAACAAGGGTATTGCGATAGAAAATGCTGCTGAAGTTATTCAAAAACGCTCTACACGTAAAGAAACTGATGTTCCTGTCGTCATAGGGTTGGAGTGTACTAAGGTTAGGAGTTCGAAGGCTAAAAGATCTCGTCTGATTAATAATGAATCTTTGGAGTCTATTGGAGATCTGAAGCAGATCGATGCTGCTATAGATGATGTGCAG GATACCAAACACTCCGGTGATGGAGGGGGCAGTAGTCAGAAAAGGAGAAGGGGACGACCAGCTAGGAAACTACCTTCAATTATCCCAGCAG TTATGGAACCAATTGGAGATCATCGAAATGATGAGAATTCAGGTCACGTCGAGCTTGCAATTATGGAAAATGAAGTCGGTAAGGAGCAACTTGAGGTTCAAATGGGGCACAGCAGAAAAAGAGGCAGGACGAAGAAGATAAGTCAAACAAAAATGTCAAATGAGAAAGCAGTTCGGTCTTTGTCCCAGCAGCATGAGAAGCATTATGTGAAGAGGGAAAAGCGACAGCAAAAAAGTGTAAATATTGAATCTCAAGTTCAAG CTTCTGTAGACTCTTCTGGAGTGAAGCCTGCTGAATCAAACAGGGCAACCGATGGTGAGGAAGTTCTTGCTGAAATACCCTTCAATGGATTTGATGATCAACCCCTTGCAAAGTGGTTTGAAGAAATACAGGCTCCAACTTCTATTGATGGATTGA GAGTTTCACCTGCATGTAGCCCGAAGCGATGTGCTGAGATGAGGGAGAAACAAGACATGCCCATGCAAACTCCTGCCAACAGGACTCCAGCAACCCAAATTGAAACACAGAGCTTGCCATTTGtgaaaaatacactactttggTCAACTATTGAAGCCATGGATATATTCAGGAGGATTCCTCAGAAGCCACATTTCACTCCATTGGAACAGTCTAAAGAGAGCTCCCGTGAAGGACAAGCTATAGGTTATATGgtaacttttttaagcatagtAGAGAGGACTTCTAGACTTCAGTTTGACGATCCTAGAAGCACCTTTGAGGAAATCATGGAGACTCTCACCGACTTGGAAACCCATGGATTTAATGTTCAAGCTGTACGAGATCGTCTAAGTGAGTTACTGTTGATGAAAGATAAGCAGGAAAAGCTTGAAAGTCAGGTTGCAGGTATTGATAACCAGATCATCACGCATAATATGGACAAAGAACGTATTGATGGAGAGATTAAAGAGATCAATAAACAAATTGCAGAATTACAGGATAAACTTTCCCTGGCTACTTCGAGGAAGGAGGCTAAGGATCGTGAAATTGATGGTTTAAGGTCTAGGTTAATGGGTATTCAAGCAGGGACAATGAAGGCACACACTGAATTTGACAGTCTTGCTAGTAAACCTCTGTAA
- the LOC101262656 gene encoding DUF724 domain-containing protein 6 isoform X2, producing MRGGTRTRQKQQQQQEYLTEGSTVEVTSDEEGFEGVWFDGTILNYSLNKKKVLVEYRSILADDNGSKPLRELVHVSFVRPVPPLEIVECFGLHDVVDASYKDGWWTGVITKVLDDSRYQVTFNNPPDVLEFCVSDLRLHKQWVNGNWVLPGKQRTDSLMFSVGKNVEVLFDRDDRRDAWFPSKVLEQLENGSFLVERYRTIDKKASIDKVTVDSFHIRPLPPHIKRKKFNLLEKVDAFYDLAWWSGVITRELADSRYIVFFKHTNMQKELNDFDLRPHMDWKDGQWFTTSRDIPIPPDCQTNGSNNCTDTSILKKDTPLGRSSIMNEISEEKTPQSIKLMEDLNEPHSTDEISPEETLQNALPNCDAASPQTPEPPKDMSLEACTLRSKPSKKPRTKSPFSQSSPKSEYAEMKISAPLAGDEQTHNRSWQNRTRKRCQELGVKKSGALEKLRGLKSPSRGLECTKVRSSKAKRSRLINNESLESIGDLKQIDAAIDDVQDTKHSGDGGGSSQKRRRGRPARKLPSIIPAVMEPIGDHRNDENSGHVELAIMENEVGKEQLEVQMGHSRKRGRTKKISQTKMSNEKAVRSLSQQHEKHYVKREKRQQKSVNIESQVQASVDSSGVKPAESNRATDGEEVLAEIPFNGFDDQPLAKWFEEIQAPTSIDGLRVSPACSPKRCAEMREKQDMPMQTPANRTPATQIETQSLPFVKNTLLWSTIEAMDIFRRIPQKPHFTPLEQSKESSREGQAIGYMVTFLSIVERTSRLQFDDPRSTFEEIMETLTDLETHGFNVQAVRDRLSELLLMKDKQEKLESQVAGIDNQIITHNMDKERIDGEIKEINKQIAELQDKLSLATSRKEAKDREIDGLRSRLMGIQAGTMKAHTEFDSLASKPL from the exons ATGCGTGGTGGTACAAGAACTAGACagaagcagcagcagcagcaggaATATCTCACGGAGGGCTCTACCGTCGAAGTTACTTCCGACGAGGAAGGATTTGAGGGAGTTTGGTTTGACGGAACAATCCTTAATTACAGtttaaacaagaagaaagtgTTGGTTGAGTACCGGAGTATACTTGCTGATGATAATGGGTCCAAACCATTGAGGGAGTTGGTGCATGTTTCTTTTGTTCGACCCGTGCCTCCGCTTGAAATTGTTGAGTGTTTTGGGTTACACGACGTCGTTGATGCGTCTTACAAGGACGGTTGGTGGACGGGTGTTATTACAAAGGTTCTTGACGATTCTAGGTATCAAGTGACTTTCAATAACCCACCGGACGTACTTGAATTTTGTGTTTCCGACTTGAGACTTCATAAACAATGGGTCAATGGGAATTGGGTCTTACCCGGCAAGCAG AGAACAGACTCATTGATGTTTAGTGTGGGAAAGAATGTGGAAGTATTGTTCGATAGAGATGACCGCCGTGATGCTTGGTTCCCATCCAAAGTCCTTGAACAGTTAGAAAATGGCTCTTTTTTGGTGGAGAGGTATCGGACAATCGACAAAAAAGCATCTATTGACAAAGTAACTGTTGATTCCTTCCATATCCGTCCTTTACCACCACATATCAAAAGGAAGAAATTCAATTTGCTGGAAAAAGTCGATGCATTTTATGATCTTGCCTGGTGGAGTGGTGTTATCACTAGAGAGCTTGCTGATAGTAGGTATATTGTCTTTTTTAAGCACACAAACATGCAGAAGGAGTTGAATGACTTTGATTTGAGACCTCATATGGATTGGAAAGATGGGCAATGGTTTACTACCTCACGG GACATTCCAATTCCTCCAGATTGTCAAACTAACGGAAGCAATAACTGCACTGACActagtattttaaaaaaggacACTCCACTTGGCAGATCAAGCATTATGAATGAGATCTCTGAGGAAAAAACACCACAATCTATTAAGCTTATGGAGGATCTTAATGAGCCACATTCAACTGATGAGATTTCACCAGAGGAGACATTGCAAAATGCGCTTCCCAACTGTGATGCTGCATCTCCACAAACCCCAGAGCCGCCCAAAGACATGTCACTTGAAGCATGTACACTTCGTTCAAAGCCTTCTAAAAAACCCCGCACAAAGAGTCCCTTTAGTCAGTCCAGCCCAAAATCTGAATATGCTGAAATGAAAATATCAGCACCTTTAGCTGGAGATGAGCAAACCCATAACCGCTCTTGGCAGAACAGAACT AGAAAGAGATGTCAGGAACTTGGTGTAAAAAAGAGTGGGGCACTTGAGAAGTTGCGAGGCCTAAAATCTCCTTCAAGAG GGTTGGAGTGTACTAAGGTTAGGAGTTCGAAGGCTAAAAGATCTCGTCTGATTAATAATGAATCTTTGGAGTCTATTGGAGATCTGAAGCAGATCGATGCTGCTATAGATGATGTGCAG GATACCAAACACTCCGGTGATGGAGGGGGCAGTAGTCAGAAAAGGAGAAGGGGACGACCAGCTAGGAAACTACCTTCAATTATCCCAGCAG TTATGGAACCAATTGGAGATCATCGAAATGATGAGAATTCAGGTCACGTCGAGCTTGCAATTATGGAAAATGAAGTCGGTAAGGAGCAACTTGAGGTTCAAATGGGGCACAGCAGAAAAAGAGGCAGGACGAAGAAGATAAGTCAAACAAAAATGTCAAATGAGAAAGCAGTTCGGTCTTTGTCCCAGCAGCATGAGAAGCATTATGTGAAGAGGGAAAAGCGACAGCAAAAAAGTGTAAATATTGAATCTCAAGTTCAAG CTTCTGTAGACTCTTCTGGAGTGAAGCCTGCTGAATCAAACAGGGCAACCGATGGTGAGGAAGTTCTTGCTGAAATACCCTTCAATGGATTTGATGATCAACCCCTTGCAAAGTGGTTTGAAGAAATACAGGCTCCAACTTCTATTGATGGATTGA GAGTTTCACCTGCATGTAGCCCGAAGCGATGTGCTGAGATGAGGGAGAAACAAGACATGCCCATGCAAACTCCTGCCAACAGGACTCCAGCAACCCAAATTGAAACACAGAGCTTGCCATTTGtgaaaaatacactactttggTCAACTATTGAAGCCATGGATATATTCAGGAGGATTCCTCAGAAGCCACATTTCACTCCATTGGAACAGTCTAAAGAGAGCTCCCGTGAAGGACAAGCTATAGGTTATATGgtaacttttttaagcatagtAGAGAGGACTTCTAGACTTCAGTTTGACGATCCTAGAAGCACCTTTGAGGAAATCATGGAGACTCTCACCGACTTGGAAACCCATGGATTTAATGTTCAAGCTGTACGAGATCGTCTAAGTGAGTTACTGTTGATGAAAGATAAGCAGGAAAAGCTTGAAAGTCAGGTTGCAGGTATTGATAACCAGATCATCACGCATAATATGGACAAAGAACGTATTGATGGAGAGATTAAAGAGATCAATAAACAAATTGCAGAATTACAGGATAAACTTTCCCTGGCTACTTCGAGGAAGGAGGCTAAGGATCGTGAAATTGATGGTTTAAGGTCTAGGTTAATGGGTATTCAAGCAGGGACAATGAAGGCACACACTGAATTTGACAGTCTTGCTAGTAAACCTCTGTAA